The following are encoded together in the Bombus affinis isolate iyBomAffi1 chromosome 6, iyBomAffi1.2, whole genome shotgun sequence genome:
- the LOC126917748 gene encoding ubiquitin-conjugating enzyme E2 Q2 isoform X1 — MACLNTLKQEIKTLESVFPKSHERFQIMSASVDELSCRFVGKNGKKYEIHANITETYPSTPPVWFAESEETSVTNAVQILSTTTGRDNHVINQVGILLKELCRLHSLPEPPDVERLRTALDPLRLGGSNEAAAQRMEAEDVEDIDDDEESDAEEDLHLDMDEGDANAKSKGEEIELEHLATLERLRQNQRQDYLKGSVCGSVQATDRLMKELRDIYRSDSFKKGMYSIELVNDSLYEWNVRLMCVDPDSPLHSDLILLKEKEGKDSILLNMLFKETYPFEPPFVRVVHPMISGGYVLIGGAICMELLTKQGWSSAYTVEAVIMQISATLVKGKARIQFQGPGSASKVCGQGQYSLARAQQSFKSLVQIHEKNGWFTPPKEDG, encoded by the exons CTCAGCTGCAGGTTCGTCggtaaaaatgggaagaaataCGAAATACACGCCAATATTACA GAAACCTATCCTTCTACACCACCAGTTTGGTTTGCGGAATCAGAGGAAACAAGTGTTACAAATGCGGTACAAATTTTAAGTACTACTACAGGCCGTGACAACCATGTCATTAATCAAGTTGGGATTCTCTTGAAAGAATTATGTAGACTCCACTCATTACCTGAACCACCCGATGTTGAACGGTTAAGGACAGCTTTGGATCCGTTACGTTTAGGAGGATCGAACGAAGCAGCGGCACAAAGGATGGAAGCTGAAGATGTAGAAGATATTGATGATGATGAAGAAAGCGATGCGGAAGAAGATCTACATTTAGATATGGACGAAGGGGATGCCAATGCAAAGAGTAAG GGTGAAGAAATAGAATTGGAACATCTTGCAACGTTAGAAAGGTTGAGACAAAATCAAAGACAAGATTACTTAAAAGGATCTGTCTGTGGCAGTGTGCAAGCCACAGACAGACTTATGAAAGAATTGCGCGACATTTATCGGAGTGACAGTTTCAAAAAAG GAATGTACAGCATAGAATTAGTAAATGACAGTTTGTATGAATGGAATGTCAGGCTGATGTGTGTTGATCCTGATTCACCTTTACACAGCGATCTCATACTTCTAAAAGAAAAGGAAGGCAAAGACAGTATTCTCCTTAACATGCTTTTTAAG GAAACTTACCCATTCGAACCCCCATTTGTCAGAGTCGTGCATCCCATGATCTCTGGTGGTTACGTCCTTATAGGAGGTGCAATTTGCATGGAACTCTTAACGAAACAAGGTTGGAGTTCAGCCTATACAGTGGAAGCAGTCATCATGCAGATTTCAGCAACACTAGTAAAGGGAAAAGCACGCATACAATTTCAAGGACCAGGTAGTGCTAGCAAAGTGTGTGGTCAAGGTCAATACAGTCTAGCCCGTGCACAACAGTCATTCAAGTCTCTTGTACAAATACATGAAAAAAATG gTTGGTTTACCCCTCCAAAAGAGGATGGCTAA
- the LOC126917748 gene encoding ubiquitin-conjugating enzyme E2 Q2 isoform X2 gives MDSVLSFVAVYDRSDKETITVVLLFEAFDKSHAREHVYRVYHETYPSTPPVWFAESEETSVTNAVQILSTTTGRDNHVINQVGILLKELCRLHSLPEPPDVERLRTALDPLRLGGSNEAAAQRMEAEDVEDIDDDEESDAEEDLHLDMDEGDANAKSKGEEIELEHLATLERLRQNQRQDYLKGSVCGSVQATDRLMKELRDIYRSDSFKKGMYSIELVNDSLYEWNVRLMCVDPDSPLHSDLILLKEKEGKDSILLNMLFKETYPFEPPFVRVVHPMISGGYVLIGGAICMELLTKQGWSSAYTVEAVIMQISATLVKGKARIQFQGPGSASKVCGQGQYSLARAQQSFKSLVQIHEKNGWFTPPKEDG, from the exons atggaTAGCGTGTTAAGTTTCGTCGCTGTCTACGACCGATCGGACAAAGAAACAATAACAGTCGTGTTGTTATTTGAGGCTTTTGACAAGAGCCATGCTCGGGAGCACGTATACCGTGTCTATCAT GAAACCTATCCTTCTACACCACCAGTTTGGTTTGCGGAATCAGAGGAAACAAGTGTTACAAATGCGGTACAAATTTTAAGTACTACTACAGGCCGTGACAACCATGTCATTAATCAAGTTGGGATTCTCTTGAAAGAATTATGTAGACTCCACTCATTACCTGAACCACCCGATGTTGAACGGTTAAGGACAGCTTTGGATCCGTTACGTTTAGGAGGATCGAACGAAGCAGCGGCACAAAGGATGGAAGCTGAAGATGTAGAAGATATTGATGATGATGAAGAAAGCGATGCGGAAGAAGATCTACATTTAGATATGGACGAAGGGGATGCCAATGCAAAGAGTAAG GGTGAAGAAATAGAATTGGAACATCTTGCAACGTTAGAAAGGTTGAGACAAAATCAAAGACAAGATTACTTAAAAGGATCTGTCTGTGGCAGTGTGCAAGCCACAGACAGACTTATGAAAGAATTGCGCGACATTTATCGGAGTGACAGTTTCAAAAAAG GAATGTACAGCATAGAATTAGTAAATGACAGTTTGTATGAATGGAATGTCAGGCTGATGTGTGTTGATCCTGATTCACCTTTACACAGCGATCTCATACTTCTAAAAGAAAAGGAAGGCAAAGACAGTATTCTCCTTAACATGCTTTTTAAG GAAACTTACCCATTCGAACCCCCATTTGTCAGAGTCGTGCATCCCATGATCTCTGGTGGTTACGTCCTTATAGGAGGTGCAATTTGCATGGAACTCTTAACGAAACAAGGTTGGAGTTCAGCCTATACAGTGGAAGCAGTCATCATGCAGATTTCAGCAACACTAGTAAAGGGAAAAGCACGCATACAATTTCAAGGACCAGGTAGTGCTAGCAAAGTGTGTGGTCAAGGTCAATACAGTCTAGCCCGTGCACAACAGTCATTCAAGTCTCTTGTACAAATACATGAAAAAAATG gTTGGTTTACCCCTCCAAAAGAGGATGGCTAA